Genomic window (Vigna radiata var. radiata cultivar VC1973A chromosome 1, Vradiata_ver6, whole genome shotgun sequence):
CTAGCTTCAGCATTCATCAGCAGAGTGAAATTCATCTTTTGAAGGGTGCAAATGATCAGAAACAAGGAGCTAATAACTCTAAGCCAGTGGTGGAGAAAGACACAGCACCAATGCCACAGGCAGTGGAAGTGGAAGAAGTGTCACATGATCATGAATCAGAAACAGTTAAGAACATTGAAATTGAAGGTAATGATGATTGCAGCaatgaagatgaagagaaaGTGGAACAGGAAAAGGAGGATGACAGAAGTGAAAAGGATGACAGCAATGATGAACTGAGGAAAAGAGTGGAAGAATTTATTCAGAAAGTTAACAAAGGGTGGAAGGAAGAATTGCTGAGCACATCAAGCTTGGTATAGGACTCAAACAATGAAGAAAGTTAGGCCTTAACATTGGGTTATTAAACTTATAAACTCTGGCTAGAAACTTTTGAGTCTTGTGTTGAATTTTGCTGTCTTATATGTATCaatcaagaaaataacataGAAATAGTTGTTTATATGTGCATACA
Coding sequences:
- the LOC111242249 gene encoding nuclear polyadenylated RNA-binding protein 3-like translates to MMLGSVLEFITQAASSSAFIFCFCNLIIVIILVDLKPSFSIHQQSEIHLLKGANDQKQGANNSKPVVEKDTAPMPQAVEVEEVSHDHESETVKNIEIEGNDDCSNEDEEKVEQEKEDDRSEKDDSNDELRKRVEEFIQKVNKGWKEELLSTSSLV